A section of the Stenotrophomonas acidaminiphila genome encodes:
- a CDS encoding GNAT family N-acetyltransferase yields MREPPAIGAVRLRHWRADDLASLLRHADDAAVSRGLGTRFPYPYTRADGEAFLSGQVLDLSGPVFALEIDGEACGGIGVQQGSGERRHGATLGYWLGRRHWGQGIMTTVVDGFAPWVMEQLGLYRLAAQVMAGNPASARVLLKTGFIEEGLERQAVFKDGVLHDMRCFARLRAWPPGS; encoded by the coding sequence ATGCGTGAGCCGCCCGCCATCGGCGCGGTGCGGCTGCGCCACTGGCGGGCGGACGACCTGGCGTCGCTGCTGCGGCATGCCGATGACGCGGCGGTGTCGCGCGGGCTGGGCACGCGCTTCCCGTATCCCTACACCCGCGCCGACGGCGAGGCGTTCCTGTCCGGGCAGGTGCTGGACCTGTCCGGGCCGGTGTTCGCGCTGGAGATCGACGGTGAGGCCTGCGGCGGCATCGGCGTGCAGCAGGGCAGCGGCGAGCGCCGCCATGGCGCGACCCTGGGTTACTGGCTGGGGCGGCGCCACTGGGGGCAGGGCATCATGACCACGGTCGTGGACGGTTTCGCGCCGTGGGTGATGGAACAGCTGGGCCTGTACCGGCTCGCGGCACAGGTCATGGCCGGCAATCCCGCCTCGGCGCGGGTGCTGCTCAAGACCGGTTTCATCGAGGAAGGCCTGGAGCGCCAGGCCGTGTTCAAGGATGGCGTACTGCACGACATGCGCTGCTTCGCCCGCCTGCGGGCGTGGCCGCCGGGGTCGTGA